One Mesorhizobium sp. L-2-11 genomic region harbors:
- a CDS encoding low affinity iron permease family protein: MEKLFTRIANYVAHLAGLPSTFAVCFLIIVAWGASGPMFGFSDTWQLIINTGTTIVTFLMVFLIQNTQNRDGAAIQAKLDELIRVSKAKNSFIGIEHLTESEVEEIREKCERAAKRHDRQVADVAVKKAAAQKHGSKTHLA, from the coding sequence ATGGAGAAGCTTTTCACCAGGATCGCCAACTATGTTGCGCATCTAGCCGGTCTGCCGTCGACATTCGCCGTCTGTTTCCTGATCATTGTTGCCTGGGGGGCAAGCGGACCGATGTTCGGGTTTTCCGATACATGGCAGCTCATCATCAATACCGGCACGACGATCGTCACCTTCCTGATGGTGTTCCTTATCCAGAACACCCAAAACCGTGATGGCGCCGCGATCCAGGCGAAGCTCGACGAATTGATCCGGGTCAGCAAAGCTAAAAACAGCTTTATCGGCATCGAGCATCTGACCGAATCCGAGGTCGAGGAGATCCGCGAAAAATGTGAGCGGGCGGCGAAACGGCATGACCGGCAGGTCGCGGATGTGGCGGTCAAGAAAGCCGCTGCGCAAAAGCACGGCTCGAAAACGCATTTGGCGTGA
- a CDS encoding antibiotic acetyltransferase, with translation MDRPENLVLKDPEPRIHPTAELKACRLGRYASIGERVILREVIVGDFSYFERHAEAIYTTTGKFCSIAANSRINALEHPIERLTQHKVSYRPNEYFRWLGVDAAFRERRRATSVTIGHDVWIGHGAVIMPDVTIGNGAIIGANAVVTRDVPAYAIVAGVPAKPLRQRFAEKTAARIESLGWWDWSVEKLARAIPDMQALSIEAFLDRWEHEIP, from the coding sequence ATGGACCGTCCCGAAAATCTTGTCCTGAAAGACCCCGAGCCGCGCATCCATCCGACCGCGGAATTGAAGGCATGCAGGCTTGGGCGCTACGCTTCGATCGGCGAGCGGGTCATCTTGCGCGAAGTCATAGTGGGTGACTTCTCCTATTTCGAGCGCCACGCCGAGGCGATCTACACGACAACAGGCAAGTTCTGTTCGATCGCCGCCAACAGCCGTATCAACGCGCTGGAGCATCCGATCGAGCGGTTGACCCAGCACAAGGTCAGCTATCGGCCAAACGAGTATTTCCGCTGGCTCGGCGTCGACGCGGCGTTCCGCGAACGGCGGCGGGCGACGTCCGTCACCATCGGCCACGACGTCTGGATCGGCCATGGCGCGGTGATCATGCCTGATGTGACCATCGGAAATGGCGCGATCATCGGCGCCAATGCGGTGGTGACGCGCGATGTGCCGGCCTATGCGATCGTCGCCGGGGTTCCGGCCAAGCCGCTGCGCCAGCGTTTTGCCGAGAAAACCGCTGCGCGGATTGAAAGCCTCGGCTGGTGGGACTGGTCGGTCGAAAAACTCGCCAGGGCTATTCCCGACATGCAGGCGCTTTCCATCGAGGCCTTCCTCGACCGCTGGGAGCACGAAATCCCCTGA
- a CDS encoding LacI family DNA-binding transcriptional regulator, with amino-acid sequence MASSIHDLARHLNISIGTVSRALNGRADVNADTRQRVLDAAAKLNYSPNQSGRSLRRGATHSIAFMLQPHPGDQQYGEPFFIPFLTGLQAKLAESGLDLIVVMGAPGDYQQERLRRVVETRRADAVVLAYTRREDERIDYLTRVGFPFATLGRSRSGGKTYPSLDLDFEKAGADAVDRLVARGHRRIAAIRPSLNLNFGYLFLAGYRKALRRHGIEVDPGLIAKGFINEAGGNAVTPQVMRSRDPPTAIIFNNDAMALGGCKALAEMSIRPGHDIAVIVIVDTPLCRYFSPALTGFRPSLEPMGRRLAEMLLASIPAFAGPEGARIIREVWPLELIARDSD; translated from the coding sequence TTGGCGTCCAGCATCCACGACCTTGCGCGTCACCTGAACATTTCGATCGGCACCGTGTCGCGCGCGCTCAACGGCCGGGCCGACGTCAATGCCGACACCCGCCAGCGCGTGCTCGATGCGGCGGCAAAGCTGAACTATTCGCCGAACCAGTCCGGCCGCAGCCTGCGGCGCGGCGCCACCCACTCGATCGCCTTCATGCTGCAGCCGCATCCGGGCGACCAGCAATATGGCGAGCCGTTCTTCATTCCATTCCTGACCGGGCTACAGGCGAAACTCGCCGAAAGCGGGCTCGATCTCATCGTGGTGATGGGCGCGCCGGGCGACTACCAGCAGGAGCGCCTGCGCCGGGTGGTCGAGACGCGTCGGGCCGACGCCGTGGTGCTGGCCTATACGCGTCGCGAGGACGAGCGCATCGATTACCTGACCAGGGTCGGCTTCCCGTTCGCGACGCTCGGCCGCAGCCGCTCCGGCGGCAAGACCTATCCGTCGCTCGACCTCGATTTCGAAAAAGCCGGGGCCGACGCGGTCGACCGCCTGGTGGCGCGCGGCCACCGCCGCATCGCCGCCATCCGCCCGTCGCTCAACCTCAATTTCGGCTATCTGTTCCTGGCCGGCTATCGCAAGGCCTTGCGGCGGCACGGCATCGAGGTCGACCCCGGGCTGATCGCGAAAGGCTTCATCAACGAGGCCGGCGGCAACGCGGTGACGCCGCAGGTCATGCGCTCCAGGGACCCGCCGACCGCCATCATCTTCAACAATGACGCGATGGCGCTCGGCGGCTGCAAGGCGCTGGCCGAGATGAGCATAAGGCCGGGCCACGACATTGCGGTGATCGTCATCGTCGACACGCCGCTCTGCCGCTATTTTTCACCGGCGCTGACCGGCTTCCGCCCTTCCCTGGAGCCGATGGGACGGCGGCTTGCCGAAATGCTGCTGGCATCGATCCCGGCCTTCGCCGGCCCCGAAGGCGCGCGGATCATCCGTGAGGTCTGGCCGCTGGAGTTGATCGCGCGCGACAGCGATTGA
- a CDS encoding SDR family NAD(P)-dependent oxidoreductase encodes MTTDAEIQSGLPALASGNVAVITGGASGIGLAAARRLAAMGLKIVLADIGGARLDEAARGVATIAGGSAVLAVATDVSKADEVDRLAERAFDAFGGVSLVMNNAGVGNNPGKPWENRDGWKRLLDINFWGVVHGVEAFVPRMLAAGKPGLIVNTGSKQGITTPPGNLAYNVSKSAVKSFTEGLAHALRNEPRARIAAHLLIPGFTFTGLTEGATEKPAGAWTGEQVIDFMLAALVRGDFYILCPDNEATRPMDEKRMAWAIGDIIENRPALSRWHPDYKDAFAAFMEG; translated from the coding sequence ATGACCACCGACGCCGAAATCCAGAGCGGTTTGCCTGCCCTTGCCTCCGGCAACGTTGCCGTCATCACCGGCGGCGCCAGCGGCATCGGCCTTGCTGCGGCCAGGCGGCTGGCGGCAATGGGCCTGAAAATCGTGCTTGCCGATATCGGCGGCGCCCGGCTCGATGAGGCTGCCCGCGGCGTTGCCACGATTGCCGGCGGCAGCGCCGTGCTTGCTGTCGCGACTGACGTCTCGAAAGCCGACGAAGTCGATCGGCTGGCCGAAAGGGCATTCGATGCCTTCGGCGGCGTGTCGCTGGTGATGAACAATGCCGGCGTCGGCAACAACCCCGGCAAGCCCTGGGAGAACCGCGACGGCTGGAAACGGCTTCTGGACATCAACTTCTGGGGCGTCGTCCATGGCGTCGAGGCCTTCGTGCCACGCATGCTGGCTGCAGGAAAACCGGGCCTGATCGTCAACACCGGCTCCAAGCAAGGCATCACGACGCCGCCTGGCAACCTTGCCTACAACGTCTCCAAATCAGCCGTGAAGAGCTTTACCGAAGGCCTGGCGCACGCGCTGCGCAACGAGCCCCGTGCCAGGATCGCCGCCCATCTGCTCATTCCCGGGTTCACTTTCACCGGCCTGACGGAAGGTGCTACCGAAAAGCCCGCCGGCGCCTGGACCGGCGAGCAGGTGATCGATTTCATGCTGGCCGCGCTGGTGCGTGGCGATTTCTACATCCTGTGCCCCGACAATGAAGCGACGCGGCCTATGGACGAAAAGCGCATGGCCTGGGCAATCGGCGACATTATCGAAAATCGCCCTGCTCTGTCGCGCTGGCACCCGGACTACAAGGACGCTTTCGCGGCGTTCATGGAAGGCTGA
- a CDS encoding TMEM175 family protein, which translates to MGKGRVEAFSDGVIAIIITIMVLELKVPHGAEFSALAPLWPTFLSYVLSFIYVGIYWNNLHNMFHTVQRVDGRVLWANLHLLFWLSLMPVTTAFMGENHFAPVPVAVYGVVLALCAAAYFILVVMLHRLHGNDTAFARAVGADRKEKISVVLYIAAIPLTFVNQWISVALYVLVAMIWFVPDKRFERQIEK; encoded by the coding sequence ATGGGCAAGGGACGGGTCGAGGCATTTTCCGATGGCGTCATCGCCATCATCATCACCATCATGGTGCTGGAATTGAAGGTGCCGCATGGCGCGGAGTTTTCCGCGCTGGCACCGCTATGGCCCACTTTTCTCAGCTACGTGCTGTCCTTCATCTATGTTGGCATCTACTGGAACAATCTGCACAACATGTTCCACACCGTGCAGCGGGTGGATGGCCGCGTGCTGTGGGCCAATCTGCATCTGCTGTTCTGGCTGTCGCTGATGCCTGTGACCACCGCCTTCATGGGCGAAAACCATTTCGCGCCGGTGCCTGTCGCCGTTTACGGTGTTGTCCTGGCGCTTTGCGCGGCCGCCTACTTCATTCTGGTCGTCATGCTGCATCGGCTGCATGGCAACGACACTGCCTTCGCCAGAGCGGTAGGTGCCGACCGCAAGGAAAAGATCTCGGTGGTCCTCTACATCGCCGCCATTCCACTGACCTTCGTCAATCAATGGATCAGCGTCGCGCTCTATGTGCTGGTTGCCATGATCTGGTTCGTGCCGGACAAGCGTTTCGAAAGGCAGATCGAAAAATAG
- a CDS encoding SCO family protein — translation MMRSILVGILVLMAAGIGWLTFEWYRGHYGGEPFGAPFTLVDQKGAPISEAAFRGHPSVVFFGFTHCPEVCPTTLFELAGWLKAMGDDGKNLRAYFVTVDPERDTPEIMNAYISNFSDRILGITGDPDKVRAMAKSFGIYSKKVDTGNGDYTMDHTASVLLLNARGDFAGTIAYGESPDAAIAKLKRLAAG, via the coding sequence ATGATGCGTTCAATACTGGTCGGCATTCTCGTCCTGATGGCGGCGGGCATCGGCTGGCTCACCTTCGAGTGGTACCGTGGGCATTATGGCGGCGAGCCGTTCGGCGCGCCGTTCACGCTGGTCGACCAGAAGGGCGCTCCGATATCAGAGGCGGCCTTTCGCGGCCACCCCAGCGTCGTCTTCTTCGGCTTCACCCACTGCCCGGAAGTCTGCCCGACCACGCTGTTCGAACTGGCCGGCTGGCTGAAGGCGATGGGTGACGATGGCAAGAACCTGCGCGCCTATTTCGTGACGGTCGACCCGGAGCGCGACACGCCCGAAATCATGAACGCCTATATCAGCAACTTCTCCGATCGCATCCTCGGCATCACTGGCGACCCGGACAAGGTCCGTGCCATGGCCAAATCCTTCGGCATCTATTCGAAAAAGGTCGATACCGGCAACGGCGACTACACGATGGACCACACCGCTTCGGTGCTGCTGCTCAACGCCAGGGGCGATTTCGCCGGCACCATCGCCTATGGCGAAAGTCCGGACGCCGCTATCGCCAAGCTCAAGCGGCTGGCCGCAGGCTAG
- a CDS encoding CreA family protein gives MQRLIGQGLIGRKLIGGALAACLVVGAGAAVAQEVGKVGVDWLGNDIIVEAIKDPKVEGVTCHVSYFDRGVIDRLQKGNWFEDPSDSSIACRQTGPITIGDIDMSEAGEEVFKQGISLIWKKQVVNRIYDKANETLIYLSHSRQVQDGSAKMSVTTVPLYGQNVVWTNGKPE, from the coding sequence TTGCAACGACTGATTGGGCAAGGACTGATTGGGCGAAAACTGATCGGCGGCGCTTTGGCCGCGTGCCTTGTCGTCGGCGCTGGTGCGGCTGTCGCCCAGGAGGTCGGCAAGGTCGGCGTCGACTGGCTCGGCAACGACATCATCGTCGAGGCGATCAAGGACCCGAAGGTCGAAGGCGTGACCTGCCACGTCTCCTATTTCGACCGTGGCGTAATCGATCGCCTGCAAAAGGGCAACTGGTTCGAGGACCCATCCGATTCCTCGATCGCCTGCCGCCAAACCGGGCCGATCACCATCGGCGACATCGACATGAGCGAGGCCGGCGAGGAGGTGTTCAAGCAAGGCATCAGCCTGATCTGGAAGAAGCAGGTGGTGAACCGCATCTACGATAAAGCCAACGAGACGCTGATCTATCTGTCGCATTCGCGCCAGGTGCAGGACGGTTCAGCGAAAATGTCGGTCACCACGGTACCGCTCTATGGCCAGAACGTGGTGTGGACCAACGGCAAGCCGGAATAG